From the Quercus lobata isolate SW786 chromosome 6, ValleyOak3.0 Primary Assembly, whole genome shotgun sequence genome, one window contains:
- the LOC115950974 gene encoding nuclear transcription factor Y subunit B-5-like, producing MDDNVGAYDPNEDNNNIKEQERLLPIANVGRIMKQSLPTNAKISKEAKETMQECVSEFISFVTSEASEKCRKERRKTVNGDDVCWALEALGFDDYSGPIRRYLHRYRELEVERTNQDRVRDNEREA from the coding sequence ATGGACGATAATGTTGGAGCTTATGATCCAAATGAAGATAATAATAACATCAAAGAGCAAGAGCGGTTGCTTCCAATAGCCAACGTTGGCAGGATCATGAAGCAAAGTTTGCCAACAAATGCAAAAATCTCAAAGGAAGCCAAGGAAACTATGCAAGAATGTGTGTCTGAGTTCATTAGCTTTGTCACCAGTGAGGCATCTGAGAAGTGCAGAAAGGAAAGGCGCAAGACTGTGAATGGAGATGATGTTTGCTGGGCACTGGAAGCACTAGGTTTCGATGACTATTCCGGGCCAATAAGAAGGTATTTGCACAGATATAGAGAACTAGAAGTAGAAAGAACTAACCAAGACAGGGTTAGAGACAATGAAAGAGAAGCATGA